Proteins from a genomic interval of Lycium ferocissimum isolate CSIRO_LF1 chromosome 2, AGI_CSIRO_Lferr_CH_V1, whole genome shotgun sequence:
- the LOC132043189 gene encoding protein SRG1-like — MESTPAKLKFGKSLLVPSVQELAKEHLTNIPARYVRPEQESPAVSAGEAVPTVPVIDLQKLISGDSMNSELQKLHSARQEWGFLQVSNHGVTPSLLEDFKREVIEFFGLPMEEEKKLWQKEDDFEGFRQAFVVSEEQKLDWSDMFAIATLPPHIRKVDLFRKLPSKLRDIMEAYCKEIKSLAVTILYQLAKASRMDEKEMRDLFSDGMQSMRMNYYPPCPEPGRAIGLSPHSDTVALTILLQLNETEGLQVRKDDIWVPKKPLPNAVIVNIGDMLEIVSNGVYRSIEHRATVKSKEERLSVATFYNINLDSELGPAHSLIGPHNPAIFRRVPVQKYLQDLFSRKLDGKSYVDFMKVKTRDDEC; from the exons ATGGAATCAACGCCGGCAAAATTGAAGTTTGGAAAATCTTTGTTAGTTCCAAGTGTTCAAGAGCTTGCCAAAGAGCACCTTACCAATATTCCAGCCAGGTATGTCCGCCCAGAACAAGAATCTCCGGCCGTATCTGCTGGAGAGGCAGTTCCTACAGTCCCCGTTATCGATCTTCAAAAGTTGATATCCGGGGATTCCATGAATTCTGAGTTGCAAAAGCTTCACTCTGCTCGCCAAGAATGGGGTTTCCTCCAG GTTTCAAACCATGGAGTGACACCTTCGTTACTGGAGGACTTCAAGAGAGAAGTTATAGAATTCTTCGGACTTCCaatggaagaagagaagaaactaTGGCAAAAGGAAGACGACTTTGAAGGTTTCCGCCAGGCATTCGTTGTATCGGAGGAGCAGAAGCTTGATTGGAGTGACATGTTTGCCATAGCTACTCTTCCTCCTCATATCCGTAAAGTGGACTTGTTTCGGAAGTTGCCTTCAAAGCTCAG GGACATCATGGAAGCATACTGCAAAGAAATCAAGAGCCTAGCAGTGACCATCCTATATCAATTGGCAAAGGCTTCAAGGATGGATGAAAAGGAAATGAGAGATCTGTTCAGTGATGGTATGCAGTCAATGAGGATGAATTATTATCCGCCTTGCCCTGAGCCAGGCAGGGCAATTGGCTTAAGTCCTCATTCTGATACTGTTGCCCTCACCATCCTTCTCCAGCTTAATGAAACTGAAGGTCTTCAAGTCCGAAAAGACGATATCTGGGTGCCTAAAAAACCCCTCCCAAATGCTGTGATTGTGAATATTGGCGATATGCTGGAG ATAGTAAGCAATGGTGTTTATAGGAGCATTGAGCACAGAGCAACAGTAAAATCAAAAGAAGAGAGGCTCTCTGTTGCAACATTCTATAATATCAACCTTGACTCCGAACTAGGACCTGCACACAGCCTCATTGGTCCACATAATCCTGCCATTTTCCGAAGAGTTCCCGTGCAAAAATATTTACAAGACCTTTTTTCCCGAAAACTTGATGGAAAATCGTatgttgatttcatgaaggtaaagacgagggATGACGAATGCTAG